From a single Fusobacterium ulcerans ATCC 49185 genomic region:
- a CDS encoding Fur family transcriptional regulator, whose protein sequence is MKRNTPQKKAIFEVIKELDNHPTAAVLMEELEKRGYKVSRATVFRVLNEAEKDGIITKISSPDGEDRYDPHTEKHYHLRCKICGKIIDSTYPYHEIINHEDEDGFLIESHNLEFVGICKECKKKM, encoded by the coding sequence ATGAAAAGGAATACACCGCAAAAAAAAGCTATATTTGAAGTAATAAAAGAACTAGACAACCATCCTACTGCTGCTGTATTAATGGAAGAACTGGAAAAAAGAGGATATAAAGTAAGTAGAGCAACTGTTTTCAGAGTATTGAATGAAGCTGAAAAAGATGGAATAATTACTAAGATAAGTTCTCCAGATGGAGAGGACAGATATGATCCTCATACAGAAAAACATTATCATTTGAGATGTAAAATCTGTGGAAAAATAATTGACAGTACTTATCCTTATCACGAGATTATCAATCACGAAGATGAAGATGGGTTTTTAATAGAAAGTCATAATTTAGAGTTTGTAGGAATATGTAAAGAGTGTAAGAAAAAAATGTAA
- the rbr gene encoding rubrerythrin: MSKHLSMDIRVPIELDNPSIMRFEEKCIKCGMCRDICRDYIGVHGTYSLKDTNDTAVCINCGQCANVCPASSITEKYEYQQIAEAVKNKDKIVIFSTSPSVRVALGEEFGMEKGSLVEGKMVSLLRALGGNYILDTNFAADLTIVEEASELIQRITTGSKPLPQFTSCCPAWVKYAEIYHPEILPNLSTAKSPIGMQGPTIKTYFAKKMNIDPEKIVNVAVTPCTAKKFEIRRDEMKDAGKKLGIEDMRDMDYVITTRELALWAKEAGVDFKALEESSFDKVMGESTGAGIIFGNTGGVMEAALRTAYEYVTHEKAPADLFELKEVRGMEGIKEAEIKVGNLIVNVAVIYGTENADKVIEKVKNGEKSYHFIEVMTCPGGCIGGGGQPKDLDKERDEINQKRIDSLYKKDTLTPIRSSHENSEIIVLYKEFYGHPLSELAEEMLHTQYYDRSKELGKGEDNMKKFRCTVCGYIHEGETAPEKCPVCKQGADKFVLVEEEKASGSKYAGTKTEKNLMEAFSGESQARNKYKYFSQVAQREGFEQIAAIFMETSEQESQHAKMWYEEFHGLGNTAENLKTAAEGENGEWTDMYARMAKEAREEGFEELAVKFENVARVEKEHEERYLKLLANVEKNLVFKNEGETKWMCRQCGHVHYGAEAPESCPTCGFAKAYFERKAENY; the protein is encoded by the coding sequence GTGAGTAAACACTTATCAATGGATATCAGAGTTCCTATTGAGCTTGATAATCCGTCAATTATGCGTTTTGAAGAAAAATGTATTAAGTGTGGTATGTGCAGAGATATATGCCGTGATTATATAGGCGTACATGGAACATACAGTTTGAAAGATACAAATGATACAGCTGTTTGTATTAACTGTGGTCAATGTGCTAATGTATGTCCAGCAAGCAGTATCACAGAAAAATACGAGTATCAGCAGATTGCTGAAGCAGTAAAAAACAAAGATAAGATAGTTATTTTTTCAACTTCTCCTTCAGTAAGAGTAGCCTTGGGTGAAGAATTTGGAATGGAGAAAGGGAGCTTAGTAGAAGGAAAGATGGTATCTCTTTTGAGAGCATTGGGAGGAAACTATATTCTTGATACTAACTTTGCAGCTGACCTTACTATAGTGGAGGAAGCAAGCGAACTTATTCAAAGAATAACTACTGGAAGCAAACCTTTGCCGCAGTTTACAAGCTGCTGTCCAGCATGGGTAAAATATGCAGAGATCTATCATCCAGAAATACTGCCTAATCTATCTACTGCAAAGAGTCCTATTGGAATGCAGGGTCCAACTATAAAAACTTATTTTGCTAAAAAGATGAATATTGACCCTGAAAAAATAGTAAATGTAGCTGTGACACCATGTACAGCGAAAAAGTTTGAAATTCGCAGAGATGAAATGAAAGATGCTGGTAAAAAACTTGGAATAGAAGATATGCGTGATATGGATTATGTAATCACTACAAGAGAGTTGGCTCTTTGGGCTAAAGAAGCAGGAGTGGATTTTAAAGCTTTAGAAGAATCATCATTTGATAAAGTGATGGGAGAATCTACAGGAGCAGGAATAATATTCGGAAACACAGGTGGAGTAATGGAAGCAGCACTTCGTACAGCTTATGAGTATGTTACTCATGAAAAAGCACCTGCTGACTTATTCGAATTAAAAGAAGTTCGTGGGATGGAAGGAATAAAAGAAGCTGAAATAAAGGTTGGCAACTTAATTGTAAATGTAGCAGTAATATATGGTACAGAGAATGCAGATAAGGTTATAGAGAAAGTTAAAAATGGTGAGAAATCATATCATTTTATAGAAGTGATGACTTGTCCAGGTGGATGTATTGGTGGAGGAGGTCAGCCTAAAGATCTTGATAAAGAAAGAGATGAAATAAATCAAAAAAGAATAGACAGCCTATATAAAAAAGATACACTTACACCAATAAGAAGCAGTCACGAAAATAGTGAAATAATAGTGTTATATAAAGAGTTTTATGGTCATCCATTGAGTGAGCTGGCAGAAGAAATGCTGCATACTCAATATTATGATAGAAGTAAAGAATTAGGAAAAGGAGAGGATAATATGAAAAAATTTAGATGTACAGTATGTGGATATATTCATGAAGGGGAAACTGCACCTGAAAAGTGCCCAGTATGTAAACAAGGGGCAGACAAATTTGTTTTAGTAGAAGAAGAGAAAGCTTCTGGAAGCAAATATGCAGGAACTAAAACTGAGAAAAATCTTATGGAAGCTTTTTCTGGAGAATCACAAGCTAGAAACAAATATAAATATTTCTCACAAGTAGCACAAAGAGAAGGATTTGAACAAATAGCTGCTATATTTATGGAAACTTCTGAGCAAGAGAGCCAACATGCTAAAATGTGGTATGAAGAATTCCACGGACTTGGAAATACAGCTGAAAACTTAAAAACTGCTGCTGAGGGAGAAAATGGCGAGTGGACAGATATGTATGCTCGTATGGCTAAAGAAGCAAGAGAAGAAGGATTTGAAGAGTTAGCTGTTAAATTTGAAAATGTAGCTAGAGTAGAAAAAGAGCATGAAGAAAGATACTTAAAACTTCTTGCTAATGTTGAGAAAAACCTTGTATTCAAAAATGAGGGAGAAACTAAATGGATGTGCAGACAGTGCGGACATGTACATTATGGTGCTGAAGCTCCTGAAAGTTGTCCAACTTGTGGATTTGCTAAAGCTTACTTTGAAAGAAAAGCTGAAAACTATTAA
- a CDS encoding metal-sensing transcriptional repressor, with protein sequence MKKCMDSKTLHVRIKKIIGQLNAIDKMIDEDIPCEDVLIQVNATKSALHKVGQLILEGHLNHCVREGIEHGDSEKTIEKFTKAIEQFSRM encoded by the coding sequence ATGAAAAAATGTATGGACTCTAAGACTCTTCATGTAAGAATAAAAAAAATCATCGGGCAGTTAAATGCTATAGATAAAATGATTGATGAAGATATTCCATGTGAAGACGTTCTTATTCAAGTAAATGCTACCAAAAGTGCATTACATAAAGTAGGGCAGCTAATATTGGAAGGGCATTTGAATCATTGTGTTCGTGAAGGAATTGAACATGGAGATTCAGAAAAAACTATTGAAAAATTTACTAAAGCTATTGAACAGTTTTCAAGAATGTAG
- the rsgA gene encoding ribosome small subunit-dependent GTPase A, translating into MNNYRVISIGKNIYKISNGTEEINAVITGKMILEKLFPVVGDYVAVSEEKQIIDILPRKTKLSRKAAGKDMREQVIVSNVDYIFIVTSLNKDFNIKRLERYLTLVYDSGAIPAFILTKADLEDNISEKVSELESIAFGVPLHIVSSYKDKGIEELKDYLKNGSTIALIGSSGVGKSTLINKLIGEDIIKTFNIREFDSKGRHTTTSREIFKVGNGFIIDTPGMRELQIWNGDTDTAFKDIEELALQCRFSDCTHTSEPGCAVIKAVESGEISQERLNNYFKLKKEIVNTQNKLLHGHKFMEKEKVKNMMGSLSARKKLSNK; encoded by the coding sequence ATGAATAATTATAGAGTTATATCTATAGGAAAAAATATATACAAAATTTCAAATGGAACTGAGGAAATCAATGCTGTTATAACTGGAAAAATGATATTGGAAAAATTATTTCCTGTAGTTGGAGATTATGTTGCTGTCAGTGAAGAAAAACAAATAATTGATATACTTCCCAGAAAAACGAAACTATCCAGAAAAGCTGCTGGAAAAGATATGAGAGAGCAGGTTATAGTCAGTAATGTCGACTATATTTTTATAGTTACTTCTTTAAATAAAGATTTTAATATAAAAAGATTGGAAAGATATCTCACTCTGGTATATGATTCTGGTGCTATTCCAGCTTTTATTCTGACTAAAGCTGATTTAGAAGATAATATTTCTGAAAAAGTATCTGAATTGGAATCTATTGCTTTTGGTGTCCCTCTTCATATAGTTTCATCTTATAAAGATAAAGGTATTGAGGAACTAAAAGATTATTTAAAAAATGGTTCTACTATTGCTTTAATAGGTTCTTCAGGAGTAGGAAAATCAACTCTCATCAATAAACTTATTGGAGAGGATATTATCAAAACTTTTAATATCAGAGAATTTGATTCTAAAGGAAGACATACTACTACAAGCAGGGAAATATTTAAAGTTGGAAATGGTTTCATAATTGATACTCCTGGTATGAGAGAACTTCAAATATGGAATGGAGATACTGATACTGCTTTTAAAGATATTGAAGAACTTGCTCTTCAATGCAGATTCAGCGACTGTACTCATACTTCTGAACCTGGATGTGCTGTAATCAAAGCTGTTGAATCAGGAGAAATTTCTCAGGAAAGGCTGAATAACTACTTCAAATTAAAAAAAGAAATAGTTAATACTCAAAACAAACTTTTACATGGACATAAATTTATGGAAAAAGAAAAAGTAAAAAATATGATGGGATCATTAAGTGCAAGAAAAAAGCTTAGTAATAAATAG
- a CDS encoding GNAT family N-acetyltransferase, giving the protein MDFKITDKIEKEDEEIIFQGLLEYNLSRIEDKTPKDLGIFLLNENGEKTAGLIGNTHGNWLSIKYLWVSEELREKKIGSQILEQAEETARTRGCKYVFLDTFSFQAPAFYKKYGYREVFVLENYPIFGKRYYLTKIL; this is encoded by the coding sequence ATGGACTTTAAAATTACTGATAAAATTGAAAAAGAAGATGAAGAAATTATTTTTCAAGGATTATTAGAATATAATTTATCAAGAATAGAGGATAAAACTCCTAAAGATTTAGGAATTTTTTTATTAAATGAGAATGGAGAGAAAACTGCAGGGTTGATAGGAAATACACATGGTAATTGGCTTTCCATAAAATATTTGTGGGTAAGTGAAGAATTAAGAGAGAAAAAGATAGGAAGCCAGATTTTAGAACAGGCAGAAGAAACAGCTAGAACAAGGGGATGTAAATATGTATTTTTAGATACTTTTAGTTTTCAGGCACCAGCATTTTATAAAAAATATGGTTATAGAGAAGTGTTTGTCTTGGAAAATTATCCTATATTTGGAAAAAGATATTATTTAACTAAGATACTTTAA
- a CDS encoding YczE/YyaS/YitT family protein: protein MKKEVIRFIKLFIGLFACALGCMVILKANLGLSPWDVLHQGLSKTLGITIGQASIGLGLMIVVLDIFLGQPIGLGTVLNFMSIGVFMDLILYLNFIPIAESLPLKIVMLLIGILIYSYGIFLYMVQGMGCGPRDGFMQILTKRTKYSVGLIKNVIEIIAFSLGWLLGGELGLGTIITALSMGIILEIMFKYYNVDVKELQHRNIKEEIKHLSKIGKAK from the coding sequence ATGAAAAAAGAAGTTATAAGATTTATTAAATTATTTATTGGATTGTTTGCTTGTGCATTGGGGTGTATGGTAATTTTAAAAGCAAACCTTGGATTATCTCCATGGGATGTTCTTCATCAGGGATTATCTAAAACTCTGGGAATAACAATAGGGCAGGCAAGTATAGGTTTAGGATTAATGATAGTTGTATTAGATATATTTTTAGGACAGCCAATAGGTCTTGGAACAGTATTAAACTTTATGTCCATAGGAGTTTTCATGGATTTAATATTATACTTAAATTTTATTCCAATTGCAGAATCTCTGCCTTTAAAAATAGTTATGCTGTTGATAGGGATTTTAATTTATAGTTATGGTATTTTTCTATATATGGTACAAGGAATGGGATGTGGACCAAGAGATGGATTTATGCAGATACTTACTAAAAGAACAAAATATTCAGTAGGACTTATAAAAAATGTAATAGAAATAATTGCATTTTCTTTAGGATGGCTGCTGGGAGGGGAGCTTGGACTGGGAACAATAATTACAGCTCTCTCTATGGGAATTATTTTAGAGATAATGTTTAAATATTATAATGTAGATGTGAAAGAACTTCAGCATAGAAATATCAAAGAAGAAATAAAACACTTAAGTAAAATTGGAAAAGCAAAATAA
- a CDS encoding MATE family efflux transporter, with the protein MQKEKVDLSEFYKSFLTIGIPLMIQQLISSSLNFIDNLMIGRLGTEFIAAVGFANSVYRILDLFLFGLCSGMGVFIAQYFGKKNFEMIRRILGKLVLAGITLSLIFSIITFIGAEKIIGIFTKEPQVLSIGVSYIRRALFSYTFYAISFSIGFCLRAMGLTRIPMISASIGVTANTFFNYCFIYGNLGFPRLEERGAALATVIARMLELSTILFIVYKKDFNLKGNIQSYLNLPKNLIKEIIKISTPVFLTEMLWILGVVSLSVAYSKLGTTQAACVQIADIITAISSILFMGISNSASVIIGHTIGKGDKNKVITYSRKILQIAFGMAIISLLLVQGLTNTIVSLYHLPPETHIMAVKTMRTVGMFVFLKMINWTLLIGLFRAGGDTKVAFCLDIFPLWFYAVPVAFIGAYYKVPVYILVGIADFSEVIKLASSLFRYKTLKWIRDVTV; encoded by the coding sequence ATGCAAAAAGAAAAAGTAGATTTATCTGAATTTTATAAGAGTTTCCTTACTATTGGAATACCTTTAATGATACAGCAGCTCATATCTTCATCACTAAACTTTATTGATAATCTGATGATAGGGAGATTAGGAACTGAATTTATTGCCGCAGTTGGATTTGCCAACAGTGTCTACAGAATACTGGATCTTTTCTTATTTGGATTGTGCAGTGGTATGGGAGTATTTATAGCTCAATATTTTGGTAAAAAAAACTTTGAAATGATAAGAAGAATATTAGGAAAACTTGTTCTTGCAGGTATTACCCTTTCTCTTATCTTTTCTATTATCACTTTTATTGGAGCTGAAAAAATAATTGGAATTTTTACTAAAGAACCACAGGTTTTATCTATTGGAGTATCTTATATTAGAAGGGCACTGTTTTCTTATACATTTTATGCCATCTCTTTTAGCATAGGCTTCTGTCTAAGAGCTATGGGGCTTACTAGAATACCTATGATATCTGCTTCTATTGGGGTTACTGCAAATACATTTTTCAATTACTGCTTTATATATGGTAATTTAGGATTTCCACGTTTAGAAGAAAGGGGAGCTGCTTTAGCAACTGTTATTGCTAGAATGTTAGAACTTTCAACTATTTTATTTATAGTTTATAAAAAAGATTTTAATTTGAAGGGAAATATCCAATCATATTTAAATCTTCCTAAAAATCTTATAAAAGAAATAATAAAAATTTCTACTCCTGTTTTTCTTACAGAAATGTTGTGGATACTCGGAGTAGTTTCTCTTTCAGTAGCATATTCAAAACTTGGAACTACACAAGCAGCCTGTGTACAGATAGCTGATATTATCACTGCTATTTCTTCTATATTATTTATGGGAATATCTAATTCAGCTTCAGTTATAATTGGACATACTATTGGAAAGGGAGATAAAAATAAAGTTATTACCTATTCAAGAAAAATACTGCAAATAGCTTTTGGAATGGCTATAATTAGTCTTTTACTTGTTCAAGGTCTTACTAATACTATTGTTTCATTGTATCATCTGCCACCAGAAACACATATAATGGCTGTGAAAACTATGAGAACTGTTGGTATGTTTGTTTTTCTAAAAATGATTAATTGGACTCTACTTATAGGATTATTCAGAGCAGGAGGAGATACAAAAGTTGCATTTTGTTTAGACATATTTCCACTATGGTTCTATGCTGTTCCAGTGGCTTTCATTGGAGCATATTACAAAGTCCCTGTTTATATTTTGGTTGGAATAGCAGATTTTTCAGAAGTTATAAAACTTGCTTCTTCATTATTCAGATATAAAACTTTAAAATGGATAAGAGATGTTACTGTATAG
- a CDS encoding co-chaperone GroES, which yields MNIRPIGERVLIKLVKMEEKTASGIILPGAGDKEKPNLGEIIAVGKGEKLSDIKVGEKVVYAKFSGTEIKDGEEKYLILNIEDILAVVE from the coding sequence GTGAATATCAGACCAATAGGAGAAAGAGTTTTAATTAAACTTGTGAAAATGGAAGAGAAAACTGCAAGTGGAATTATTCTTCCAGGAGCTGGAGATAAGGAAAAGCCTAATTTAGGTGAAATCATTGCAGTAGGAAAGGGAGAAAAACTATCTGATATTAAGGTTGGAGAAAAGGTAGTTTATGCTAAATTTTCTGGAACTGAGATAAAGGATGGAGAAGAGAAATATCTTATTTTAAATATAGAAGATATACTAGCAGTAGTTGAATAA
- the groL gene encoding chaperonin GroEL (60 kDa chaperone family; promotes refolding of misfolded polypeptides especially under stressful conditions; forms two stacked rings of heptamers to form a barrel-shaped 14mer; ends can be capped by GroES; misfolded proteins enter the barrel where they are refolded when GroES binds), with amino-acid sequence MAKILKFDEEARKKLEKGVNILADAVKITLGPRGRNVVLEKSYGSPLITNDGVSIAKEIELEDPFENMGAQLVKEVATKSNDVAGDGTTTATILAQAIVKEGLKMVSAGANPMFIKKGIDKATKEVIEHLKARAKKIQSNDEIAQVASVSAGDEEIGKLIAQAMEKVGETGVITVEEAKSLETTLEVVEGMQFDKGYISPYMVTDTERMTAELDNPYILITDKKISSMKDILPVLEETVQASRPVLIIADELEGEALTTLVINKLRGTLNVVAVKAPAFGDRRKAMLEDIAVLTGGEVISEEKGMKLEETTITQLGRAKKVKVTKDMTVVVDGMGTSEDIKGRVNSIKNQIEATTSDYDKEKLQERLAKLSGGVAVIKVGAATETEMKDKKLRIEDALNATRAAVEEGIVPGGGTILLEIVKAMENFKLEGEEGIGVEIVKKALTSPLRQIAENAGVDGAVVVEKVREMEEGFGFNAATEKYVNMVEAGIIDPAKVTRSAIQNAASVSSLILTTEVLVATKKEAKEPEMGNPGMMPGMM; translated from the coding sequence ATGGCAAAAATATTAAAATTTGATGAAGAAGCAAGAAAAAAACTTGAAAAAGGTGTAAATATATTAGCAGATGCAGTAAAGATAACATTAGGACCAAGAGGAAGAAATGTTGTTCTTGAAAAAAGTTATGGATCACCACTTATTACAAATGATGGTGTATCTATTGCAAAAGAAATAGAACTGGAAGATCCATTTGAGAATATGGGAGCTCAATTAGTAAAAGAAGTAGCAACTAAGTCAAATGATGTAGCAGGAGATGGAACTACAACAGCCACTATATTAGCTCAGGCAATAGTAAAAGAAGGATTGAAAATGGTAAGTGCAGGAGCAAATCCTATGTTTATCAAGAAAGGTATTGATAAAGCAACAAAAGAAGTTATTGAGCACCTAAAAGCAAGAGCTAAAAAAATTCAATCTAATGATGAAATAGCACAAGTAGCGTCAGTATCAGCAGGAGATGAAGAAATTGGAAAACTTATAGCTCAGGCTATGGAAAAAGTTGGAGAAACAGGAGTTATAACTGTAGAAGAAGCAAAATCTCTTGAAACAACTTTAGAAGTAGTAGAGGGAATGCAATTTGATAAAGGATATATTTCTCCTTATATGGTAACAGATACTGAAAGAATGACAGCAGAACTTGATAATCCATATATTCTTATAACAGATAAAAAAATATCAAGCATGAAAGATATACTTCCAGTATTGGAAGAAACAGTACAAGCTTCAAGACCAGTGCTTATAATAGCAGATGAACTTGAAGGGGAAGCACTTACTACACTTGTAATCAATAAATTAAGAGGAACTTTAAATGTTGTAGCAGTAAAAGCACCAGCATTTGGTGACAGAAGAAAGGCTATGTTGGAAGATATAGCAGTCCTTACTGGTGGAGAAGTAATTTCTGAAGAAAAAGGAATGAAACTTGAAGAAACAACTATTACTCAGTTAGGAAGAGCTAAAAAAGTAAAAGTAACAAAAGATATGACTGTAGTAGTAGATGGAATGGGAACAAGTGAAGATATCAAAGGAAGAGTAAATTCTATAAAAAATCAAATAGAAGCTACAACTTCTGATTATGATAAAGAAAAATTGCAAGAAAGGCTTGCTAAATTATCTGGTGGAGTAGCTGTTATAAAAGTAGGAGCAGCTACAGAAACAGAAATGAAAGATAAAAAATTGAGAATAGAAGATGCTCTAAATGCTACAAGAGCAGCAGTAGAAGAAGGAATAGTACCTGGAGGAGGAACTATTTTATTAGAAATTGTAAAAGCTATGGAAAACTTCAAACTTGAAGGTGAAGAAGGTATTGGAGTAGAAATAGTTAAAAAGGCATTGACTTCACCACTAAGACAAATAGCAGAAAATGCTGGAGTAGATGGAGCAGTTGTTGTAGAAAAAGTAAGAGAAATGGAAGAAGGATTTGGATTTAATGCTGCAACTGAAAAATATGTAAATATGGTAGAAGCAGGAATTATAGATCCAGCTAAGGTAACTAGATCAGCAATACAAAATGCTGCATCAGTATCTTCGTTGATACTTACTACTGAAGTATTAGTTGCTACTAAAAAAGAGGCAAAAGAACCTGAAATGGGTAATCCTGGAATGATGCCTGGAATGATGTAA
- the gltS gene encoding sodium/glutamate symporter, with product MVLNLTTIQTMALAVLVLYFGKFINNTFKFLKENCIPDAVTGGTIFSILTLIGHETGIFSFVFEDTLREVFMIAFFTTVGFSASIKLLKKAGIPVLMFLLAAVGLAILQNIFGVAMAKFLHINLLIGLATGSLATTGGPGTAGAFGPIIEQFGAQGATMVAMATATYALIAGSIIAGPICKRLIKKHELLEKKNNKSDFESSRNKNEFLSAKRVLPTGFQIVIAMGAGSLISNFLSSLGLVLPPYIGAMFAASIMRNMSDYSGKFEIDLDIISIIGSFTLAMFLSMTLMSFKLWELKELALPLILMLVGQTILMGGFAYFVTFNITGRDYDAAVMTGGHCGCGFGTTPKALANMEALTEKYLPSPKAFFVIPIVGGLFIDFFNAAIITFFINLVK from the coding sequence ATGGTATTAAATCTTACCACTATTCAAACTATGGCATTAGCTGTCTTAGTTCTTTATTTTGGAAAATTTATCAACAACACTTTCAAATTTCTAAAAGAAAACTGTATTCCTGACGCAGTTACAGGAGGGACTATATTCTCTATACTGACTTTGATAGGACATGAAACTGGTATTTTTTCTTTTGTATTTGAAGATACATTGAGAGAAGTTTTTATGATAGCCTTCTTCACAACAGTTGGTTTCTCTGCAAGTATAAAATTATTAAAAAAAGCTGGAATTCCTGTTTTAATGTTTTTACTGGCTGCTGTAGGTCTTGCTATTCTTCAAAACATCTTTGGAGTAGCAATGGCTAAATTCCTTCATATAAATCTACTTATTGGACTTGCTACTGGTTCTCTTGCTACTACTGGAGGTCCTGGTACTGCTGGAGCTTTTGGCCCTATCATAGAACAGTTTGGTGCTCAAGGAGCAACTATGGTTGCTATGGCAACTGCTACTTACGCCCTTATTGCAGGAAGTATAATTGCTGGTCCTATATGTAAAAGACTTATAAAGAAACATGAATTGCTTGAAAAGAAAAATAATAAATCTGATTTTGAAAGTTCTAGAAATAAAAATGAATTTCTTTCTGCTAAAAGAGTTCTTCCAACTGGGTTTCAAATTGTTATAGCCATGGGAGCTGGAAGCCTGATTTCAAATTTTCTAAGCAGTTTAGGTCTAGTTCTTCCTCCATATATAGGAGCAATGTTCGCAGCATCTATTATGAGAAACATGTCTGACTATTCAGGAAAATTTGAAATTGATTTGGATATAATCTCTATTATTGGAAGTTTTACTCTTGCTATGTTTCTTTCAATGACACTTATGAGTTTCAAATTATGGGAATTAAAAGAATTAGCTCTACCTTTAATCCTTATGCTTGTTGGTCAAACTATTCTTATGGGTGGATTTGCATATTTTGTTACTTTCAATATTACTGGTAGAGATTATGATGCTGCTGTTATGACAGGTGGACACTGTGGATGTGGTTTTGGTACTACTCCAAAAGCTCTTGCTAATATGGAAGCTCTCACAGAAAAATATTTACCATCACCTAAAGCATTTTTTGTTATTCCTATTGTTGGTGGACTATTTATTGATTTTTTCAATGCTGCTATTATCACATTTTTTATAAATTTGGTTAAATAA